GCGGATCAGGTCATAATCCAGGGACACCTGGGCGGCCCTCAGGGCGGCTTCCCCGGCCTTCTGCGTCGCATCCGCAGCGGCCACGGCGGCTTTGGCGCTCAGGTAACGCGCCTCGGCCGAATCGAATTCCGCCCGGGAGATGACATCCCGCCGCAGAAGCTCCTTTTTGCGCTGGTAATTCTGGGTTGCATCGTGCAGCTCCGCCCGGGTCGAGGCAGCCTGGGCCCGAGTCGTGTTCAGATTGGCGGCGGCCTGATCGCGCAGGGCCCTGGCGTCTTCATCCTCCAGGCGGGCGATGATTTCGCCGGCCTTAACCCGGCTTCCCTCTTCCACCGAAAGGGCAACCAGGCGTCCCGTAATTTTGGCGGCCACGGCTGCTTTCCGCTGGGCCACGACGTAACCGCTGGCGTTCAGGAGGGAAAAGGTCTGGGAGGGATAGATCCGGGAGACGCCGGCGACCTCCACGGAGACGGCGGGAGAAAGCCGGCCGGTGAAATAGAGCAGGACGAGAATCAGGAGAAAGAGGACCGCGGCAATCCAGTAAAGGGGGGAAAGCCTTCGTCCTTTGCGCGTCGCCCGGTCGGACTTGTCAATCTTCAGCCGGGTAAGGTCTTCCTGGACCATGTGTTGAATGCTCCCGAGGTAAAAGCCCGGATACGGGCAGATATTCTACTTTATCTCCGATCTGAAATGGGAAAAACAGATCACATCTTCCGGCGTCTGCAGAATCGGTCGGACAGCCTCTGGAAAAAACCGCGGGAAGGACGTTTCCCCTTTCCCGAGACCCTTTCGAACTCATTGAGGAGGCGTTTCTGGAGTGCCGAAAGTTTCCGGGGGATGACCACGCGAATCCGGACAATTTGATTGCCGTGGCCAATGCCGTTTAGGATCGGCATCCCCCTGCCGGGAAGCTTGAAGATTGCCCCATGCTGCGTTCCCGGAGGAATGGCCAAATGATCGTCCCCCCAGAGGGTCGGAACGGTAATCCTTGCGCCCAGGGCTGCCTGCGTCATGCCGATCGGAATCGTACAGAGAAGATCGTCGCCCTCCCGTTCAAAAAGGGGATGGCTTTCGACGACCATTCTCACGTAAAGATTGCCGGGCGGCCCTCCCCGACGGCTGGGCTGTCCCTCGCCGGCCACAAAGAGTTGAGAACCGCTTCCCACGCCCGGCGGTATTTTTACGGAAAGAGGGACGGCAACGGGAACTTCTCCTTCTCCGCGGCAATCCGCGCAGGGAGATTCCAGGTATTGACCCTGTCCCCCACAGGCCGAGCAGGTGACGGTCAGGCGGAACAGGGAATTCCCACGGGAGATCGACCCTCTGCCGGAACAGACCGGACAGGTGATCCATCCGGTGCCCGGTTTCGCGCCGGAGCCGCTGCAGGTCGGACAGATCCGGGTCCGCGGAACCTCCAGGACAACGTCCTTGCCCTGGGCGGCTTCCTCCAGGGTCAGGTTCAGGGAAACGACCAGATCTTCTCCTCTTTCTTCCTCCTCGGTCCGTCTCCTTCGTCCGAAGGGGAAATCCCATAGTTCGTCGAAGATTCCGCCAAAGGCCCGGAAGATGTCCTCCGGTCGGGTGACGCCATGATAACCGCTGCGCTCCAGACCTTCACGGCCGAACCGGTCGTAAATGCGCCGTTTGTCCGGATTGCTCAACACTTCGTAGGCTTCGGCGGCCTCCCGGAAGATTTCTTCCGCCTCTTTGTTTCCGGGGTTGCGATCAGGGTGGCATTGCAGGGCCATTTTCCGGTAGGCCCGCTTGATCTCTTCCGGCGAAGCCTCCCTGCTGACCTGCAGAATCTCGTAATAATCACGCACGGGCGAATTCCTCCCGTCTGCTGAAAACGATGATATTTCCGGATATGCTTTTTAAGATAGCGTGTTTTTTGTCGATAAGCAACGACTTCGTCGGGAAGCGTCCGCTTTGACTCAGAAAAAAACCTCCCGGCCACGACGGCCGGAAGGTTTTTACAAGGGGGAAAATCGCTTTGTGTTTAGTAATCCATATCGCCCATATCAGGGGGCATCATGCCGCCGGGCATGCCGGCAGCGCCCTTCTTCCTGGGGGCTTCGGCGATCATCGCCTCTGTCGTCAGGAGGAGAGACGCCACGGAAGCCGCATTCTGCAGGGCGAAACGGACCACCTTGGTGGGATCGATAATGCCTGCTTCCATCATATCGGTGTATTCCCCGGCATCGGCATTGAACCCGACGCTGCCGGCCTGGTGTTTGACCTTTTCCACGACGATGGATCCTTCAAATCCGGCATTGGCGGCAATCTGGCGCATCGGTTCCTCGAGAGCCCGCCTGATGATGGTCAGGCCGTGCTGTTCATCCTCATCGGAAAGCTTTACGCCTTCCAGGACCGGGAGAGCCCGCAGCAGGGCGACACCGCCTCCGGGGACGATGCCTTCTTCCACCGCCGCCCTCGTGGCATGGAGGGCGTCTTCCACCCGGGCCTTTTTCTCCTTCATTTCAATTTCCGTTGCCGCGCCGACCTTGATTACGGCGACGCCTCCCACGAGTTTTGCCAGCCGTTCCTGGAGTTTTTCCCGGTCGTAATCGGAGGTGGTTTCATCGATCTGGGCGCGAATCTGTTTGACCCGGCCTTCGATGGCGGCCTGGCTTCCCGCGCCATCCACGATGGTGGTATTGTCCTTGTCGACATGGAGCCGTTTGCAGGTTCCCAGATCGTTGAGGGTAATGCTGTCCAGTTTGATGCCCATTTCCTCGGAGACAACCTGACCGCCTGTGAGAATGGCGATATCTTCCAGCATGGCCTTTCGGCGATCCCCGAATCCCGGTGCCTTGACGGCCGCGCACTTGAGGGTTCCCCGGATTTTGTTCACCACCAGTGTTGCCAGGGCTTCGCCTTCCAGGTCTTCGGCCACGATGAGCAGGGGCCTTCCGGAGCGGGCGATCTGTTCCAGGACGGGCACCAGGTCCTGCATTACGCTGATCTTTTTCTCATAGAGCAGAATGTAGGGGTCTTCAAAGACGACTTCCATCTTTTCCGGATCCGTCACGAAATAGGGGGAGACATAACCGCGGTCGAACTGCATCCCTTCCACGATTTCCAGGGAAGTTTCCATGCTCTTGGCCTCTTCGACCGTGATGACGCCTTCCTTGCCGACCTTTTCCATGGCTTCGGAAATGATTTCGCCGATGGTGTTATCGTTGTTCGCGGAAATCGTCCCGACCTGCGTGATCTCTTTTTTATCCCGGATGTCCTTGGAGATCTTCTTCAATTCGCCGATGATGAGTTCAACGCTCTTGTCGATGCCCCGCTTGAGCGACATGGGATTCATGCCGGCGGCGGCCATCTTGGAGCCTTCGCGGTAAATCGCCTGGGCGAGGATCGTGGCCGTCGTGGTCCCATCGCCGGCCATGTCCGACGTCTTGGACGCGACTTCCTTGACCATCTGGGCGCCCATGTTTTCAAATTTGTCTTCCAGTTCAATTTCCTTGGCGACCGTGACCCCATCCTTGGTAATGAGCGGTGCTCCCCAGGATTTTTCGATCACCACATTCCGCCCCCGGGGGCCCAGGGTAACCTTGACGGCATTGGCCAGGGTATCCACACCCTTCAGGATCTTTTCCCGGGCAACCATGTCGTATTTGATTTCTTTTGCAGCCATTTTGTTCCCCTCCCCAGAATTATTCGATAACGCCCAGAATATCGTCTTCCCTCATGATCAGGTGCTCGACGCCGTCGATCTTGACCTCCGTCCCCGCATAGCGCCCGAACAGGATCCGATCCCCTTCCTTCACGTTCAGGGGGATGCGATTGCCTTCATCGTCCCGTCTTCCCGGACCAGCGGCAACAACCTTTCCCTCCTGGGGTTTTTCCTTTGCCGTATCGGGGATGATGATGCCGCCGGCTGTCTTTTCCATGTCCTCAGTCCGTAAAACTAGAACACGATCATGCAATGGTACGATCTTCATTTACTTGCCTCCTCAAAATAATTATTTCATGTAGGATTGGCATGCCGGGCATGCCTGATTTTCTGAATGCTGCAGAGCTTTTTCGCAGTTTAAACAGGACATAAGATAATCATGTAATGCCACTTGTCAATAAATTGAAGGGGATTTTTTCTGCAGAGAATGCTCTTTTCCGGTCCTGTCCGGAAAAGAGCCCGGAACAGGACCGGAAAGGTTGTCGCTATGAACTGGCCGGAAAGGTCAGTGATATCAGGGATGTCAGCGTCTTGTGCTGTCATTCCGTGGTAATCGGAATTTTCTTGCCCTTGGTCTGGGCTTCCTCCGTTTTGGGAAGTTTGACGGTCAGGACCCCGTTTTTAAAGGTGGCCTCTACCTTTTCCAGGTTGATTCCCTTGGGCAGAGGAATCACCCGGTGGAAGGAACCATAGGTCCGTTCCAGGCGGTAATAGTCCTTTCCTTTATCTTCCTGTTCCTCTTTCTTTTCGCCTTTGAGGGTTACGGCATCGTCGGAAACCAGGACTTCCACGTCTTTTTCATCAATTCCGGGAATTTCGGCCTTGATGGTGAATTCTTCGTCACTTTCCCGTACGTCGACGGAGGGTGAAAAACCGGCATAACGATCTTCCAGGGCACCAAAAGGCTCAAGATCGAACCCCCGGAAGAAATCATCGAAAAGCCGATTCATTTCCCTCTGCAGCGAATAGAAGGGATGCTCATCCTCACGCTTTGCAGGCGCTTCCGTTCTCCTCTTCAGGGAAGGCAAAAGACTTTTGATTGCCATGATTTGTTCCTCCTTCTTAGAGTCTGTTCTTTATTCTTTATCCTGCCTTGATGGCTATTTTCTTTGCCTGAACAGGGGCAGCCTTGCGCAGGACGACGCGAAGCACGCCATTTTTGACGGATGCTTCAATGTTCCCCCTGTCTACGTCTTCTGAAAGGGTAAAGGTCCGCTGATAATCGCCGACATCGTATTCCGCGTAGTACAAGCGGTGTTCCTGAGGCTCAACCTGCTCGACCGTTCCCTGAATTTTCAGGACGTTTTTATCCAGGATGACTTCAACCGAATTTTCATCAACGCCGGGGACATCCGCGATCAGCACCATCGTTTCAGGCGTTTCGTAAATATCCACTTTTGGTGTAAAAATCTTCGTGTTCTTCGTCCGTTCCGATACGGCGGGTTCTGCCGCCGGCTGTTTTTCAAACTGTTTATATTCCTGAACCATGAGAAAACCCTCCTTCGCTATTCCGATTTGATGGCTATTTTACGGGGCTTGTCTTCTTCCGCCCGGGGCAGATGGATCTGCAGGATTCCCTTTTCATAGTTTGCTTCAACCTTTTCCGGATTGACGTTGAAGGGCAACTGCAGCCCCCGGCTGAAACGGCCGAAACCCCTTTCCTGACGATGATAACGGCATCCTTCCTCGAGTTGCTCCGGTTCTCTCGATCCCTTGATGTACAGAAGGTCGCCCTTTGTGGTAATCTCAATGGCGTCGGGATCCATTCCGGGGAGCTCAGCCCTGACAACCACATCGTCCTCACCGATCCATACATTGACCGGCGGGTAATGCTGGTCATACTCCTGAGTCAGACCTGAAAAAAACCGATTCATGTCTTTATGAAAGCGGGTCATTTCAGGAAACATATCCAACATCCTTCCCATTCTCCAAATTCCCGGTCCAAACATTTCGTCTTCCTCCTTCAATAGACTGATATCGTTCAGGATAAATCCTTTTGGCACTAATATAGTCACCAAACTTTAGTTGTCAAGGCAGAGAAAAAAAGGGCGTTTCCTTTCCTCTGTGGCAGCTTGTGCCGGGTTGTCGCGATGAAGGATCGCCGTTGGGAGGGAGTAGGCGATTAAAACCGGGAAAGGGAATTTGTCAAGGGGTCGACAGAGAGGTCCGGTCAGCGAAGGCCGGAGTTTAAGTGGGAGCGTTCGAGCGAAGCCATGATCACCGTGAGATTCCCGGGAATGTTATCGATATTGTAAATGTCCGGACGGAAGTTGAGTTTTCCCTCTTGATCAATCCAGACCGTCTTATAAACGATATGGACGGGAACAACTTTGGGAAGGATCAAGGTCTTGTTCTTTCCCTTTTGAATCTCGGCCTGAATGTTCCGGCTCGACCAGCGATTGTCGGACGAACTTTGCAGCAGATAGGCGGCAAGATCCACGGGCTTTTCAATGCGGATGCAGCCATGACTGAAACTGCGCCGGCTCTGGGCGAAAAGCCTCCGCGTGGGGGTGTCATGGATGTAGATGTCGGCTTCGTTGGAAAAGACGAACTTGACGCGACCGAGAGGATTGTCCGGTCCTGGTTCCTGTCTCAGAAAGTAGGGAAATCTCTCGGTGGAATAGCGGGACCAGTTGATGGTTTCCGGAGAAATGGGTCGGTTTTGGTAATTGCCGCCCGCAAAAACCTTCATCTTCTTTCCCGAAAGGTATTGGGGGTTCTTCTTGAGCTTGGGAAGATATTCCTCCACGGCGATGGTCTTGGGCACCCGCCAGTAGGGATTCAATTCGACCGAGGTGACCCGGCTGCTTAAAAGATTCGTTCGTTTGTTGGTCTTGCCGACGATGGCCCGGATGTTCATGACCACGTTCTGGTCTTCCACCACTTCAAGGTTGAAGGCCGGGATATTGATCAGCAGGTGACGATTTCCCAGTTCTGTGGGCAGCCAGCGCAGCCGGTCCAGATTGACGGCAACCTGACAGATGCGGACTTCCACGGGGACGTTCAGATGCCGCAACGTGGGCGGACCGACGATGCCGTCTTGCCGCAGGCCATGTTGCCGCTGGAAGGAACGAACGGCGATTTCCAACTCCCGGTCAAACACGTCATTGGGGATTGCCTGCGAAGTGTTCGGCGACCCTGAAGTCATCATCAGCCGGTTTCTCAGCAGATTGACCCGATAATCACGCATTCCTTTTTTCAGCGGGCGGCCATCCGGGATAACAGGCCAGCCTCCATTTTCCGCGATATCGATGTAACTATTGAGTATTTCGTGAAGTTTCCGGTAATCGTAAAACCGGGGAGCCAGATCGTTAAGGGTCCCTTCCAAGTTTTTGCTTTCCAGGGCATTGACCAGCGTTTTGACGAGATCGGTCTGTCTGGGTTTGTAGACCCAGCCGGGATATTGCTTTTGATGATCTGCCCTGCCGCCGGCAAAATGAGCGGCATAGGAAAAAAACGCCTCCGTCAGCAGCAGATCAAGATCTGCCAGACGTTCAGGGTTTACGGGGTGATCCAGCTCCTTTTCCCGGGAAATCGCCGTCATCATGGTTTCGATGCGCTCGATGCCGTAATCCTGGGGGCACAACCCTTCCCGATAGGACCGCTTCAAAATCCGCAGCAGCGTAACTGCCTGCGCATCCGGTCCTTCTTCCCCAATCCAGGCCGGCAGACCCTTCCGTTCCGAATAAAAGGTTTTCAGCAGCCGGGCGGTATCCTCATCGTTGTAGGCAAAGTTCAACAGAGATCTTCCCGTTGCGGTTGAGACCCTCTGCTGGATACGATCTGTGGCCGTATCGGACGGGTTGCTTGCCGACAGCATTCCTGTGGTGATGAACCAAGTCAGGGCTGCCCCGATCAGGATCAGAATCTGGATAATATGGACTCTCTTCAACCTCACGAAAAATCCTTTTGCGCCATGATTTCGGCTGCTGTTCTTCAGCCTTCTGTCAAAACTTAAGATGGAGACCGCTCTATTCTTCCTTGATGTAGAACTGCATCTTCAGGCCCCCCACTTCCACAAGATCTCCGTCTTTCAGGTCATACCGGGATGTCATGTCCTGTCCGTTGATCTTCATGGATTTTCCCCCTGAGGGATTGATGAAGTACCCTTCTTTCCTCCGGTTGACCAAGGCGGCCACTTTGGGGGCAAAAAAGCCTTTGAGATGGATGCCCGCCCCATCTTCCTTTCCGATGGTCGTCACCCGCTCCTTCAGGAGATAATCCCTTTTTTCCGTGGATCCATTCACGACCACGAAGCCGCCCAGGACGTCGGGCTTGGTCTTTCCCGTGGAAGCCAGAAGATTTCGCTGATCCTGCGGAGCAATCACCATGGTTTCATCCATGGATCTTCCCCTCAGGGTCGCATTTCTGGGATCCACTTCCCTGTTCCTTTCGGAAATCACTTCCAAGGTGTGGATTCCGACAAGAACCACGTCGCCATTGAATATTTCACTTTTGAAAACTTTTTGTCCGTTGACATACGTTCCATTGAGGCTGTTCGTATCCTCAATGTAGAGCGTATCCCCTTCGTGTGTGAATTTTGCATGATGTCCGGAGACAGCCTGATTGTCAATTACAATATCATTGTCCGGCTTTCTGCCGATGGTTATGACATCTTGCTCAAGGGGGATTTCTTTGACAACGGCTCCTTTAAATTTTAATAAAACCTCCGCCATTCTTTACCTCCTGAACCATCTAAAAAATTTGAGAACCGACGCAAACCGGCGCTTCCTGGCAAGGTAACCGGCAACAACGGTGATATTGTCTTTTCCGCCCTTCATATTGGCCATGTTGATCAGTTCCTGGCACGCTATCGAGGGATTATCAAGAGACGTTGCCATGAGCAAAATGTCTCGATCGGAAATCATTCCGGACAAACCGTCGCTGCAGAGAATCAGCACATCGCCTTCCGCCAGCGTCATTTCGTCCAGATCGACATCAACAAATGGAGCAATACCGAGCGCCCTTGTCAGTACATGCCGGATCGTGGACCGTTCCGCTTCTTCTTTGGTAATCAGGTCATGCTTAACCTGCTCATATACCAATGTGTGATCGTCGGTCAACTGTTCAATTTCTCCCGCCCTGACCAGATAGATCCGACTGTCTCCCACGTGGGCGATGCTCAGTTGTCTGCCCTGGATCATGATTGCCGCAAGGGTTGTTCCCATGCCGTGCAGTTGAGGGTTGCTCTTCGCCGCTTCATGAATCGCCCTGTTCGCCAGTTGAATCGCGGAACAAAGCTGATTCGTTGCATCGGAATAGTTTTCATTGTAACAGGACGCGATCAGGGGCGCGTTGCCTTCGCTGGCTTTTTGAAAATAATCCCGCAGGACATCCACCGCCATCTTGCTGGCAATTTCTCCAGATGCATGCCCTCCCATTCCATCCGCTACCGCCAGAATCCCCTGCTTGGGATCCACAAAGAAATCATCTTCATTGTTCGGTCGGATGAGCCCTTTATCGGTTTGGCCGGCAATATTCAGATTCAAGATCGTCTCCTAAATTTTGAGATAGGCGGCAAGGTCATCAACGATCTCACCTCCGTGCTGATAGCGTTTATCCGCGTCCTTTTCCATGGCCCTGTTCACGATGTCCGCAAAAAGTTCCGGGAGGTGAGGAGCCCTTTCCCTGAGCGGCTTGGGATTCGTCGAGGTGATTTTGTACATCAGGGTGCCGATGCTGTCTCCTTGAAAAGGCTTCTCCCCGGTCAACATCTCATAAAAAACGACCCCCAGTGAAAAAAGGTCTGAACGTCCATCGATCTTCTGTCCGGAGATCTGCTCCGGCGACATGTAACTCGGCGTGCCAAGGACGGCGCCTGTCTGAGTCTTGGAAGAGCTCATCACGCGGGCGATGCCGAAATCAGCGACCCGGATTTCACCGTTCTTCAGGATCATGATATTCGAAGGCTTGATGTCCCGGTGCACGACGCCGTTTTTGTGGGCATAGTCCAGGGCATTGGCCACCAGGCTTACAATTCGGACGACTTCCGGGATGGGCAGGAGGCTGTCCCTGCCGCAATATTTCATGAGATCCGTTCCGTCCAGCAGCTCCATCGCCATGTAGGCAAGATCGGAATCTTCCCCCACATCGTAAATGGTGACAATATTGGGATGGGACAGTTTTCCTGCCGCTTCGGCTTCCAGGAAAAATCTCTTCTTGGTTTCCAGGAGCCGTTCGTCCTCAATTTCTTCATAGCGCAGGGTCTTGATCGCCACTTCCCTGTTGATCTTCGGGTCCTTGCCCAGATAAACCGTTCCCATGGCTCCACGCCCGAGTTCCCGGCTGATCTCGTAACGTCCGATGGTCGGCTTGATCTCGGTATCCTGCAGAATGACGGTATCATCCTTTTTGCTCCCGGCGGGTTGTTGGTTGACGGTGTCTCCCGCCAGCTTCATCCGCTGGATCCGGTCATTGATATCCTTGAAACTGCCAGCCTGGGCAATGTGATTATAAACCGCAACGGCCTTCGTGAACAGCCGCTTTCTTTCGAAGTCAAGTCCCAGATTGTACAGAAGCTCTTTCATGGCCTTGTCCTCGACGGGACACTTCCGGAAGGTTTCAAAGGCCATGTCCAGCATCCCCTGTCCTTGAAAGGAAAGGCCGAGCATTTTATTGGCTTCCACGCTGTCCGCCTCGATGCTGACCTTTGGCTTTTCCGAAAAGAGATATTTCCGCGATGCCATAGCGAGATAACCGAGGATCAGAACCAATGCGGGATAGACAGGTTTTATCCAGTATCCCTGGCCGGCAAGGAGATAAACGGAGAATCCGGCCCAGAGGATCAGCAGAGTCAGCGCGGCGGCGGCACTGTAAAGGGGCTTGAGCCTTGAGGTAACCAGGATGACAAAGCATCCGAACAGGACCATGACTGCCAGTTCAAGCCATACGGCCCATGCAGGCCGCACGATGTGCTCCTGGTGAAGGATGTTGTCCACCGTGCTGGCGATTCCGATCCAGGAAGGGGTGTCAGGTCCGGCGGAGGTAGCCTGAAAAGTTCCCAGACCCGTAGCGTTCAGGACGATGATGACAATCTTGTTTTTAAACACGGCGGGTCTTACCTTATGATTGAGGACGTCCACAAAGGAATAAATCGGGATATTCCAGTTGTAGTTGATCAGCATTCGATGCTCATCAAAGGTGGGAATGCGGGCGTTGCCGATTTCTATCCCCTTGTTCAGACGAAGATGGTCAAGGTTGTATTTGAGAAACTTCAGGGTCAGTTGCAGCGCAAAGGAAGGGTAATAGCGATTTTCATAATTGATAAGCAGCGGTTCGCTGCGCACGGCGCCATCCTTATCTGCTGCTACGTTGACATGACCGAGGGCCAAAGCAGGTTCCGCGAATTGAGCGATCGGCGAGATCAGCTCCCGGGCGGTCAAACTGGGGGCCGTTGTGTCCAGTCTGACCGAGTTCCTGGTTAGATAATCCGGCAGGGCTTCAACGGCTGCGAGGGAGCGTCCCAGGGCGAAGGTTAAAGGCAGAACGACCCGATGGCTCCGGGCAATCGATTCAGCCAGCAGGGTATCATTATCCAACCGTCCCTCTGCTTCTTTAAGGCTTGTGTAAAGCTGTCCGCTTCGGATGCCTTTCGCTTCCAATCCGCTGAGAAGATTCCGGATCTCGGTCAATCCCTGGTTATGGTCATTTTCGGAAAAGGGGATATCGATCCCGATCACTCTGGTTTCATAATCATGAAGCATGCCGATCATCTGGGCGATGTATCCTCTGGACCAGGGCCAGCGGCCAATAGCGGTGATGCTGTTATTATCGATTCCGATGACAACGACATTGGACGCAGGGGCTTTATCCCTGAAAGAAGAAACAGTGTCGTAGGCCTTGTATTCCAGCTGTTCCGTCTGGCTCCATTGCAGGGCATAGGCGCCGGCCAGCAGAAGGACGAGAAAACAAACAATGCTCAAATCAATAACAATTGAATTTTTAAACCGAAGCATAATTCCTCCTGATTATTGCCCCAATCGTTCCTTTTGTCGCTAATTCATGCAAAATATGACCCCAGGTATGGGCTGGCACTCCAAAAATTTTACCTTCAGCGCAAAAGAGCTGTTTTTTCACAGCAAAATCCGTATGTGCC
This portion of the Syntrophus gentianae genome encodes:
- a CDS encoding efflux RND transporter periplasmic adaptor subunit, whose product is MVQEDLTRLKIDKSDRATRKGRRLSPLYWIAAVLFLLILVLLYFTGRLSPAVSVEVAGVSRIYPSQTFSLLNASGYVVAQRKAAVAAKITGRLVALSVEEGSRVKAGEIIARLEDEDARALRDQAAANLNTTRAQAASTRAELHDATQNYQRKKELLRRDVISRAEFDSAEARYLSAKAAVAAADATQKAGEAALRAAQVSLDYDLIRAPFDAVVLTKNADIGDIVTPLGAAANAKAAVVTIADLNSLQVEADVAESNLALVKIGQPCEIQLDALPDTRFRGQVHMIVPTADRTKATIMVKVRFLDPDPRILPEMSAKVAFLSRPPRQDEQRLRTAVNASALVKRDGRLVAYRIQEDRVSEIPVKQGESFGDLVEVLDGLKPGDRVVLKPSERLRDGSRIQIKEK
- the dnaJ gene encoding molecular chaperone DnaJ; this encodes MRDYYEILQVSREASPEEIKRAYRKMALQCHPDRNPGNKEAEEIFREAAEAYEVLSNPDKRRIYDRFGREGLERSGYHGVTRPEDIFRAFGGIFDELWDFPFGRRRRTEEEERGEDLVVSLNLTLEEAAQGKDVVLEVPRTRICPTCSGSGAKPGTGWITCPVCSGRGSISRGNSLFRLTVTCSACGGQGQYLESPCADCRGEGEVPVAVPLSVKIPPGVGSGSQLFVAGEGQPSRRGGPPGNLYVRMVVESHPLFEREGDDLLCTIPIGMTQAALGARITVPTLWGDDHLAIPPGTQHGAIFKLPGRGMPILNGIGHGNQIVRIRVVIPRKLSALQKRLLNEFERVSGKGKRPSRGFFQRLSDRFCRRRKM
- the groL gene encoding chaperonin GroEL (60 kDa chaperone family; promotes refolding of misfolded polypeptides especially under stressful conditions; forms two stacked rings of heptamers to form a barrel-shaped 14mer; ends can be capped by GroES; misfolded proteins enter the barrel where they are refolded when GroES binds) — encoded protein: MAAKEIKYDMVAREKILKGVDTLANAVKVTLGPRGRNVVIEKSWGAPLITKDGVTVAKEIELEDKFENMGAQMVKEVASKTSDMAGDGTTTATILAQAIYREGSKMAAAGMNPMSLKRGIDKSVELIIGELKKISKDIRDKKEITQVGTISANNDNTIGEIISEAMEKVGKEGVITVEEAKSMETSLEIVEGMQFDRGYVSPYFVTDPEKMEVVFEDPYILLYEKKISVMQDLVPVLEQIARSGRPLLIVAEDLEGEALATLVVNKIRGTLKCAAVKAPGFGDRRKAMLEDIAILTGGQVVSEEMGIKLDSITLNDLGTCKRLHVDKDNTTIVDGAGSQAAIEGRVKQIRAQIDETTSDYDREKLQERLAKLVGGVAVIKVGAATEIEMKEKKARVEDALHATRAAVEEGIVPGGGVALLRALPVLEGVKLSDEDEQHGLTIIRRALEEPMRQIAANAGFEGSIVVEKVKHQAGSVGFNADAGEYTDMMEAGIIDPTKVVRFALQNAASVASLLLTTEAMIAEAPRKKGAAGMPGGMMPPDMGDMDY
- the groES gene encoding co-chaperone GroES codes for the protein MKIVPLHDRVLVLRTEDMEKTAGGIIIPDTAKEKPQEGKVVAAGPGRRDDEGNRIPLNVKEGDRILFGRYAGTEVKIDGVEHLIMREDDILGVIE
- a CDS encoding Hsp20/alpha crystallin family protein translates to MAIKSLLPSLKRRTEAPAKREDEHPFYSLQREMNRLFDDFFRGFDLEPFGALEDRYAGFSPSVDVRESDEEFTIKAEIPGIDEKDVEVLVSDDAVTLKGEKKEEQEDKGKDYYRLERTYGSFHRVIPLPKGINLEKVEATFKNGVLTVKLPKTEEAQTKGKKIPITTE
- a CDS encoding Hsp20/alpha crystallin family protein; translated protein: MVQEYKQFEKQPAAEPAVSERTKNTKIFTPKVDIYETPETMVLIADVPGVDENSVEVILDKNVLKIQGTVEQVEPQEHRLYYAEYDVGDYQRTFTLSEDVDRGNIEASVKNGVLRVVLRKAAPVQAKKIAIKAG
- a CDS encoding Hsp20/alpha crystallin family protein, with the translated sequence MLDMFPEMTRFHKDMNRFFSGLTQEYDQHYPPVNVWIGEDDVVVRAELPGMDPDAIEITTKGDLLYIKGSREPEQLEEGCRYHRQERGFGRFSRGLQLPFNVNPEKVEANYEKGILQIHLPRAEEDKPRKIAIKSE
- a CDS encoding L,D-transpeptidase family protein — protein: MRLKRVHIIQILILIGAALTWFITTGMLSASNPSDTATDRIQQRVSTATGRSLLNFAYNDEDTARLLKTFYSERKGLPAWIGEEGPDAQAVTLLRILKRSYREGLCPQDYGIERIETMMTAISREKELDHPVNPERLADLDLLLTEAFFSYAAHFAGGRADHQKQYPGWVYKPRQTDLVKTLVNALESKNLEGTLNDLAPRFYDYRKLHEILNSYIDIAENGGWPVIPDGRPLKKGMRDYRVNLLRNRLMMTSGSPNTSQAIPNDVFDRELEIAVRSFQRQHGLRQDGIVGPPTLRHLNVPVEVRICQVAVNLDRLRWLPTELGNRHLLINIPAFNLEVVEDQNVVMNIRAIVGKTNKRTNLLSSRVTSVELNPYWRVPKTIAVEEYLPKLKKNPQYLSGKKMKVFAGGNYQNRPISPETINWSRYSTERFPYFLRQEPGPDNPLGRVKFVFSNEADIYIHDTPTRRLFAQSRRSFSHGCIRIEKPVDLAAYLLQSSSDNRWSSRNIQAEIQKGKNKTLILPKVVPVHIVYKTVWIDQEGKLNFRPDIYNIDNIPGNLTVIMASLERSHLNSGLR
- a CDS encoding FHA domain-containing protein, giving the protein MAEVLLKFKGAVVKEIPLEQDVITIGRKPDNDIVIDNQAVSGHHAKFTHEGDTLYIEDTNSLNGTYVNGQKVFKSEIFNGDVVLVGIHTLEVISERNREVDPRNATLRGRSMDETMVIAPQDQRNLLASTGKTKPDVLGGFVVVNGSTEKRDYLLKERVTTIGKEDGAGIHLKGFFAPKVAALVNRRKEGYFINPSGGKSMKINGQDMTSRYDLKDGDLVEVGGLKMQFYIKEE
- a CDS encoding Stp1/IreP family PP2C-type Ser/Thr phosphatase, which gives rise to MNLNIAGQTDKGLIRPNNEDDFFVDPKQGILAVADGMGGHASGEIASKMAVDVLRDYFQKASEGNAPLIASCYNENYSDATNQLCSAIQLANRAIHEAAKSNPQLHGMGTTLAAIMIQGRQLSIAHVGDSRIYLVRAGEIEQLTDDHTLVYEQVKHDLITKEEAERSTIRHVLTRALGIAPFVDVDLDEMTLAEGDVLILCSDGLSGMISDRDILLMATSLDNPSIACQELINMANMKGGKDNITVVAGYLARKRRFASVLKFFRWFRR